From the Anabas testudineus chromosome 23, fAnaTes1.2, whole genome shotgun sequence genome, one window contains:
- the LOC113163876 gene encoding sodium- and chloride-dependent GABA transporter 2-like — translation MKGDTAKSGLPNGNSRPKDPLATSEEKMEERGQWSNKLEFILSVAGSIIGLGNVWRFPYLCYKNGGGAFLIPYLIFLFTCGVPVFFLETALGQYTSEGGITCWRKISPLFEGLGYGTQVIVTLLNFYYIIVLAWGIFYLSFSFSWDLAWSSCNNTWNTENCVEFQRRNISANPTININATSPVIEFWERRALRISPGIDHMGSLNWDLALCLFIAWVMCYFCIWKGVKSTGKVVYFTATFPYVMLAVLLIRGLTLPGAGIGIQFYLYPDLGRLADPQVWMDAGTQIFFSYAICLGSLTALGSYNKYNNNCYRDCMALCFLNSGTSFVAGFAIFSILGFMSYEQNVPISEVAESGPGLAFIAYPRAVSMMPFSPLWAALFFIMIVFLGLDSQFVCVESLATAIVDMYPAVFRRKNRRELFLLAVVLFSFLMGLIMLMEGGMYVFQLFDYYAASGMCLLFMSIFETVCIAWVYGADRFYDNIEDMIGYRPGPYIKYCWLFFTPATCIGTFAFSLIKYTPLKYNNEYVYPWWGYVIGWLLALSSMVCIPLWMVYKISTTQGTLRERIQLLITPSDHLPKTKREQERLLAIFTPDGDATMSRNGYFPVSEADSSL, via the exons ATGAAAG GCGACACCGCCAAATCAGGCCTCCCCAATGGCAACAGCAGACCCAAAGACCCGCTAGCAACCtcagaggagaagatggaggagaggggCCAGTGGAGCAACAAGCTGGAGTTTATACTGTCGGTCGCCGGCTCCATCATTGGGCTGGGCAATGTGTGGCGCTTCCCTTACCTCTGCTACAAGAACGGAGGAG GTGCATTCCTCATCCCGTACCTAATCTTCCTGTTCACCTGTGGCGTTCCAGTCTTCTTCCTGGAAACAGCCCTTGGCCAATACACCAGTGAGGGAGGCATAACCTGCTGGAGAAAAATAAGTCCTTTGTTTGAAG GTCTCGGCTATGGTACCCAGGTGATAGTGACTCTGTTGAACTTCTATTACATCATTGTTCTGGCGTGGGGCATTTTCTACCTGTCTTTCTCGTTCTCTTGGGACCTGGCTTGGTCATCATGCAACAACACATGGAACACGG AGAACTGTGTGGAGTTTCAGAGGAGAAACATCTCAGCCAACCCGACGATCAACATAAATGCCACCTCTCCTGTCATAGAGTTCTGGGA gagaAGAGCACTGAGGATTTCCCCCGGCATCGACCACATGGGTTCTCTGAACTGGGACCTGGCCCTGTGTTTGTTCATCGCCTGGGTGATGTGTTACTTCTGCATCTGGAAAGGGGTGAAATCCACAGGGAAG GTGGTCTACTTCACTGCAACCTTCCCCTATGTGATGCTTGCTGTGCTGCTCATCAGAGGGCTCACCCTGCCTGGTGCTGGGATCGGCATCCAATTCTACCTTTACCCCGACCTGGGCCGACTAGCAGACCCACAG GTGTGGATGGATGCTGGCACCCAGATCTTCTTCTCCTATGCCATCTGTTTGGGGTCTCTGACAGCTCTGGGCAgctacaacaaatacaacaataacTGCTACAG AGATTGCATGGCGCTGTGCTTTCTCAACAGCGGCACCAGCTTCGTGGCAGGCTTCGCAATCTTCTCCATCCTGGGTTTCATGTCTTACGAACAGAATGTTCCCATCTCGGAAGTGGCGGAATCTG GTCCTGGCCTGGCCTTCATAGCGTACCCCCGTGCTGTCAGCATGATgcccttttctcctctctgggCTGCCCTTTTCTTTATAATGATTGTTTTTCTGGGGCTGGACAGCCAG tttgtgtgtgttgagagtCTTGCGACGGCAATAGTTGACATGTATCCCGCTGTGTTCCGCCGTAAAAACCGCAGGGAGCTCTTCCTGTTAGCCGTcgtcctcttctccttcctcatGGGTCTCATCATGCTGATGGAG GGGGGCATGTATGTCTTCCAGCTCTTTGATTACTATGCAGCCAGTGGCATGTGTCttctcttcatgtccatcttTGAGACTGTCTGCATTGCATGGGTCTACG GTGCAGATCGCTTTTATGACAACATCGAGGACATGATTGGCTATCGCCCAGGGCCTTACATCAAGTACTGTTGGTTGTTCTTCACCCCAGCCACTTGCATT GGTACTTTTGCCTTCTCCCTCATAAAATACACTCCTCTTAAGTACAACAATGAGTATGTGTACCCATGGTGGGGTTATGTCATTGGCTGGTTGCTCGCACTCTCCTCCATGGTCTGCATTCCTCTTTGGATGGTGTACAAGATCAGCACAACCCAGGGGACGCTCCGAGAG CGCATCCAGCTGCTGATCACTCCATCTGATCATTTACCTAAAaccaagagagagcaggagaggtTACTGGCCATCTTCACTCCTGATGGAGATGCTACCATGAGTAGAAATGGCTACTTTCCTGTCTCAGAGGCAGACTCCAGCTTATGA
- the LOC113163875 gene encoding ubiquitin carboxyl-terminal hydrolase 15 isoform X4, whose amino-acid sequence MAEGGAADLDTQRGEVAALLKTQLRKGDTWYLVDSHWFKQWKKYVGFDSWDKYQMGDQNVYPGPVDNSGLLRDGDVLAIKEHLIDELDYILVPTEGWNKLVSWYGLTKGQEPIARKVVEQGMFVKHCKVEVYLTELKLCEDSNMDNVITRRFSKADTIDMIEKEMRKLFNITDEKETRLWNRYMSNTFEPLNKPDSTIQDAGLYQGQVLVIEQKNDDGTWPRGSTAPKFMRTCGLAWAGAGLRCHALVLLVVPEA is encoded by the exons ATGGCGGAAGGAGGAGCGGCTGATCTGGATACCCAGAGAGGAGAGGTCGCGGCACTGTTGAAAACACAGTTAAGGAAGGGAGACACTTG GTACCTGGTGGACAGCCATTGGTTTAAACAGTGGAAGAAATATGTCGGATTTGACAGTTGGGACAAATACCAGATGGGTGACCAGAATGTCTACCCAGGACCAGTTGATAACTCTGGTCTTCTCAGAG atGGGGATGTCCTGGCCATTAAGGAGCACCTCATTGATGAGCTCGACTACATCCTGGTCCCCACAGAAGGCTGGAATAAGCTAGTCAGCTGGTATGGACTGACAAAGGGTCAGGAACCGATTGCACGCAAG gtggtGGAACAGGGTATGTTTGTGAAGCACTGCAAGGTGGAAGTGTACCTGACAGAGCTCAAGCTTTGCGAAGACAGCAACATGGACAATGTTATCACCAGACGCTTCAGTAAAGCAGACACAATAG ACATGATtgagaaggagatgaggaagCTCTTTAACATCACTGATGAAAAGGAGACTAGGTTATGGAACAGGTACATGAGCAACACCTTTGAGCCTCTCAACAAACCTGATAGCACCATCCAAGATGCCGGCCTCTACCAAGGACAG GTTCTTGTAATAGAGCAGAAGAATGATGATGGCACATGGCCCCGAGGCTCCACAGCTCCCAA ATTCATGCGGACATGTGGGCTGGCATGGGCCGGGGCGGGGCTGAGATGTCATGCTCTTGTGTTGCTGGTGGTGCCTGAGGCCTGA